The following proteins are co-located in the Labrys monachus genome:
- a CDS encoding FadR/GntR family transcriptional regulator — MNGRPSFFDTIKQTPNLTSGLIDLLVERIVSGELAPGQRLPTEQAIVSATGVSRTVVREALASLRARGLITTRQGLGAFVSDKPISKTFSIVPEELESIPDILHVLELRMSVEVEAAALAAARRDAGDLKRIEIALGALEEAIGAAAPGAEEDFAFHRAILEATHNPYFARFIDVFGASIIPRQRVRLGAMPSAKREAYLRRIQKEHEAIFAAILAGDAAASRRAARAHLTKSYERYAALREQAGTVAPEPLTAHGRG; from the coding sequence ATGAACGGCCGTCCCAGTTTCTTCGATACCATCAAGCAGACGCCCAATCTGACGAGCGGGCTGATCGATCTTCTCGTCGAGAGGATCGTATCGGGAGAACTGGCGCCCGGACAGCGCCTGCCGACCGAACAGGCGATCGTCTCCGCCACCGGCGTGAGCCGGACCGTCGTCCGTGAGGCGCTGGCCTCGCTGAGGGCGCGCGGCCTGATCACGACGCGCCAGGGCCTCGGGGCGTTCGTGTCGGACAAGCCGATCTCCAAGACCTTCTCGATCGTGCCGGAGGAGCTCGAATCGATCCCGGACATCCTCCATGTCCTCGAATTGCGCATGAGCGTCGAGGTCGAGGCCGCCGCCCTCGCCGCCGCCCGCCGGGACGCCGGCGACCTCAAGCGCATCGAGATCGCCCTGGGGGCGCTGGAAGAGGCCATCGGCGCCGCCGCTCCAGGCGCGGAGGAGGATTTCGCCTTCCATCGCGCCATCCTGGAGGCGACGCACAACCCCTATTTCGCCCGCTTCATCGACGTGTTCGGCGCCTCGATTATTCCGCGCCAGCGCGTGCGGCTGGGCGCCATGCCGTCGGCCAAGCGCGAGGCCTATCTCCGCCGCATCCAGAAGGAGCATGAAGCGATCTTCGCCGCCATCCTCGCCGGCGACGCCGCCGCCTCCCGCCGCGCCGCCCGCGCCCATCTGACCAAGAGCTATGAACGCTATGCGGCGCTGCGCGAGCAGGCCGGCACCGTCGCGCCGGAGCCGCTCACGGCGCATGGTAGGGGATGA
- a CDS encoding LarC family nickel insertion protein: MELHLDLVGGLAGDMFVAAMLDLFPDLEPAVQRGIAASGLPSDVACRLVRHDDGVLVGRRFVVERTGGEAAAGPVQAVLHEAGHSHEPHDHHHHHAPGEDRHRPAAARAHHHVAWRQIRDMLAASPLDPPVRAAAIGMFALLADAEGAVHGVDPDAVTFHEVGAWDSIADIVGAAVIVAAVGARRWTVGAVPLGSGRVEMAHGSLPVPAPATARLLTGFAVIDDGVPGERVTPTGAAILRYLCGDAAPVAGARILGRSGVGFGTRCLPGLSNCVRVLAFGDMPASAATDEVAVIEFEIDDASGEELARGLDFIRAHAAVHDAIQAPVFGKKGRMMTHVRVLAEPAALEEIVALCFRETTTIGLRHAVQRRAVLPRQARRVAVGAHAIGVKIVERGDVRTAKAEADDVASVAGHAGRAALRHAAERSALENDA, translated from the coding sequence ATGGAACTGCATCTCGACCTGGTCGGCGGCCTTGCGGGCGACATGTTCGTCGCTGCGATGCTGGACCTGTTTCCCGACCTCGAACCCGCGGTGCAGCGCGGCATCGCCGCGAGCGGCTTGCCGTCCGACGTCGCATGCCGCCTTGTCCGCCATGACGACGGCGTCCTGGTCGGCCGGCGCTTCGTCGTGGAGCGAACCGGCGGCGAGGCGGCGGCCGGTCCGGTCCAGGCCGTTCTCCACGAGGCCGGCCACTCGCACGAGCCCCACGACCATCATCATCACCACGCTCCGGGCGAGGATCGTCACCGGCCCGCCGCGGCGCGTGCGCATCATCACGTCGCCTGGCGGCAGATCCGCGACATGCTGGCCGCCTCGCCGCTCGACCCGCCGGTCCGCGCCGCCGCGATCGGCATGTTCGCGCTGCTCGCCGACGCCGAGGGCGCCGTGCACGGCGTCGACCCGGATGCGGTCACCTTCCACGAGGTCGGCGCCTGGGACTCGATCGCCGATATCGTCGGCGCCGCCGTGATCGTCGCCGCGGTCGGGGCGCGGCGCTGGACGGTGGGGGCCGTCCCCCTCGGCTCCGGCCGGGTGGAGATGGCGCATGGATCCCTGCCGGTGCCGGCGCCGGCGACGGCGCGCCTCCTCACGGGCTTCGCCGTGATCGACGACGGCGTGCCGGGCGAGAGGGTGACGCCGACCGGCGCAGCGATCCTGCGCTATCTGTGCGGCGACGCCGCCCCCGTCGCCGGCGCCAGGATCCTCGGGCGTTCGGGTGTCGGCTTCGGCACGCGGTGCCTGCCCGGGCTCAGCAATTGCGTGCGCGTGCTCGCTTTCGGGGACATGCCGGCATCGGCGGCGACGGATGAGGTCGCGGTGATCGAATTCGAGATCGACGACGCCTCCGGCGAGGAGCTGGCGCGCGGGCTCGACTTCATCCGGGCGCATGCGGCGGTGCATGATGCGATCCAGGCACCCGTCTTCGGCAAAAAGGGCCGCATGATGACGCATGTGCGCGTCCTGGCCGAGCCGGCGGCGCTCGAGGAGATCGTGGCGCTCTGCTTCCGGGAAACCACGACGATCGGGCTGCGCCACGCGGTGCAGCGGCGGGCCGTGCTGCCGCGACAGGCGCGGCGCGTCGCCGTGGGGGCGCATGCGATCGGGGTGAAGATCGTCGAGCGCGGCGATGTGCGAACGGCCAAGGCCGAGGCCGACGACGTCGCCTCGGTGGCGGGCCATGCGGGGCGGGCGGCGCTGCGCCATGCCGCCGAACGCTCGGCCCTGGAGAACGACGCATGA
- a CDS encoding adenine nucleotide alpha hydrolase: MTDSLERLEAILPGLGSVAIALSGGVDSMTLATVAHRLLGRDRVRMMHAVSPAVPPPATARVREIAAAEAWDLQILDAGEFADPRYRANPYNRCFFCKTNLYGAIAGRTDRQVLSGTNVDDLGEYRPGLQAAREHGVRHPFVEADMRKADVRAAARRLGLGAVAELPASPCLSSRVETGIPIDPATLVFAHEVEQFVTAEIAPATVRCRVRPSAVVVELDRESLDAMASEARRAMEEAIGAMRPAATRGLPVTFAAYRTGSAFVDRSRP, from the coding sequence ATGACCGACAGCCTCGAACGTCTCGAAGCCATCCTGCCTGGCCTGGGGAGCGTTGCCATTGCTCTCAGCGGCGGCGTCGACAGCATGACGCTCGCCACGGTCGCCCATCGCCTGCTCGGCCGCGACCGCGTGAGGATGATGCATGCGGTGTCGCCCGCCGTCCCGCCGCCGGCGACGGCGCGCGTACGGGAGATCGCGGCGGCCGAAGCCTGGGACCTGCAGATCCTCGACGCCGGCGAATTCGCGGATCCGCGCTATCGCGCCAATCCCTATAACCGCTGCTTCTTCTGCAAGACCAATCTCTACGGCGCCATCGCCGGCCGGACCGACCGGCAGGTCCTCTCCGGCACCAATGTCGACGATCTCGGCGAATACCGGCCCGGCCTCCAAGCGGCGCGCGAGCACGGCGTGCGCCATCCCTTCGTCGAGGCGGACATGCGCAAGGCCGATGTGCGGGCCGCGGCACGCCGGCTCGGTCTCGGTGCCGTCGCCGAACTGCCGGCCTCGCCCTGCCTGTCGAGCCGGGTCGAGACCGGCATACCGATCGATCCGGCGACGCTGGTCTTCGCCCACGAAGTCGAGCAATTCGTGACGGCCGAGATTGCCCCCGCGACGGTGCGCTGCCGCGTGCGGCCTTCTGCCGTGGTCGTCGAGCTCGACCGGGAAAGCCTCGACGCCATGGCCTCCGAGGCCCGTCGCGCGATGGAGGAGGCGATCGGCGCCATGCGGCCGGCGGCGACGCGGGGGCTGCCCGTCACCTTCGCCGCCTACCGGACCGGCAGCGCCTTCGTCGATCGGAGCCGGCCATGA
- the larB gene encoding nickel pincer cofactor biosynthesis protein LarB, giving the protein MRETIASEEIRLDFQRAARIGLPEAIYCTGKSPAQIDAILAMAADKGRGLLLTRLDPAKRAQLRPEHGAAIDYCPVSGTGFFGPLPPEQGGAAVAIIAAGTSDVPVAREAQRVLRHAGRASNFIADVGVAGLWRLTERLEEIRAHAVVIVVAGMDAALASVVGGLVPGIVVCVPTSVGYGVAEGGHTALNAMLASCAPGITVCNIDNGYGAACAAIRALDSIEMQRRA; this is encoded by the coding sequence ATGAGGGAGACGATCGCAAGCGAGGAGATCAGGCTCGACTTCCAGCGGGCGGCCCGCATCGGGCTGCCCGAGGCGATCTACTGCACCGGCAAGTCGCCCGCCCAGATCGACGCCATCCTGGCGATGGCGGCGGACAAGGGCCGGGGGCTGCTGCTGACCCGCCTCGATCCGGCGAAGCGGGCACAATTGCGGCCCGAGCACGGAGCGGCGATCGATTATTGCCCGGTTTCGGGCACCGGCTTCTTCGGTCCCCTGCCGCCGGAGCAGGGCGGGGCAGCCGTCGCCATCATCGCGGCGGGAACCTCCGACGTGCCGGTCGCCCGGGAGGCCCAGCGCGTGCTGCGCCATGCCGGGCGGGCGTCGAACTTCATCGCCGATGTCGGCGTGGCCGGCCTGTGGCGGCTGACCGAAAGACTGGAGGAGATCCGGGCGCACGCCGTCGTCATCGTCGTCGCCGGCATGGACGCGGCGCTGGCCAGCGTGGTCGGCGGCCTCGTCCCCGGCATCGTCGTCTGCGTGCCGACCTCCGTGGGCTATGGCGTGGCGGAAGGCGGGCACACGGCGCTGAACGCCATGCTGGCGAGCTGCGCCCCCGGCATCACCGTCTGCAATATCGACAATGGCTATGGCGCGGCCTGCGCCGCCATCCGCGCCCTCGACAGCATCGAGATGCAGCGGAGGGCGTGA
- a CDS encoding IS630 family transposase (programmed frameshift) → MTKRGEAYSQDLRDRVLGALDSGMSASTIAPIFRVSVSYIYKAAARRRATGEVSARPQRNHVPLKLAKHEEVLRAKVAADPDARVADLRAWAEEELGVSISHAPMWHMLKRLGLTYKKKTIHASEQKRPDVAAARRKWHSNQIWLRPSRLVFIDETWASTAMARHYGRCKRGQRLIDYVPHGHWKTTTFIGALRSGGLTAPCVLDGPVNGDCFKAYVAQILVPTLNYGDIVIMDNLSSHKVPGVRQAIEAAGAELLYLPAYSPDLNPIENLFAKLKALLRAAATRSIHDLWDEIAKTLPRFSPSECRNYFSNAGYSTV, encoded by the exons ATGACGAAGCGTGGTGAAGCCTATTCGCAGGATTTGCGAGATCGTGTGCTTGGGGCGCTGGATAGCGGGATGTCGGCGAGCACAATCGCACCAATCTTCAGGGTGAGTGTGTCCTACATCTACAAGGCGGCCGCGCGGCGGCGCGCGACGGGGGAGGTCAGTGCCCGCCCCCAGCGCAATCATGTTCCGCTCAAGCTTGCCAAGCATGAAGAGGTTCTGCGGGCCAAGGTCGCGGCTGATCCGGATGCGCGTGTCGCGGATCTGCGGGCCTGGGCGGAGGAAGAATTGGGGGTCAGCATCAGCCATGCCCCGATGTGGCATATGCTCAAGCGGCTTGGGCTGACATATA AAAAAAAGACGATCCACGCCAGCGAGCAAAAACGCCCCGATGTCGCGGCCGCTCGCCGCAAATGGCACAGCAACCAAATCTGGCTGAGGCCCTCGCGTCTGGTCTTCATTGACGAGACCTGGGCCTCGACCGCGATGGCGCGCCACTACGGCAGGTGCAAGCGCGGACAGCGCCTGATCGACTACGTGCCGCATGGCCATTGGAAAACCACGACCTTCATTGGCGCTCTGCGCAGCGGGGGATTGACAGCTCCCTGCGTGCTCGACGGCCCAGTCAACGGCGATTGCTTCAAGGCCTATGTCGCGCAGATCCTCGTTCCCACCCTCAATTACGGCGATATCGTCATCATGGACAATCTGAGCAGCCACAAAGTCCCGGGTGTGCGCCAAGCCATCGAGGCCGCAGGGGCGGAACTGCTTTACTTGCCCGCCTACTCCCCCGATCTCAATCCGATCGAGAACCTCTTCGCAAAGCTCAAAGCTCTCCTGCGCGCGGCTGCAACCCGATCCATCCACGATCTCTGGGACGAAATCGCCAAAACTCTCCCGCGCTTCTCCCCGTCCGAATGCAGAAATTACTTCTCTAATGCTGGATATTCTACAGTCTGA
- a CDS encoding fumarylacetoacetate hydrolase family protein, whose translation MKLLRYGAKGAEKTAILDSKGGVRDLSAHVGELAGEWLTPAGLARIAAIEVGSLPLLPEGQRIGPCVARVGKFICVGLNYADHAAETGAAIPAEPILFMKATSAITGPNDPVIIPRNSQKTDWEVELGVVIGEEARYVSEADAMNHVAGYCVINDVSERAFQAERGGQWTKGKSADSFGPIGPWLVTRDEVADPQKLAMWLTVDGIKRQDGSSRTMIFPVAHLVSYISQFMSLQPGDVISTGTPPGVGMGIKPEPVFLKPGQTIRLGIEGLGEQQQVTVAAP comes from the coding sequence ATGAAACTTCTGCGCTATGGCGCCAAGGGCGCCGAAAAGACCGCCATCCTCGATTCGAAGGGAGGGGTCCGCGACCTCTCCGCCCATGTCGGCGAGCTCGCCGGCGAATGGCTGACCCCGGCCGGACTCGCAAGGATCGCCGCGATCGAGGTCGGCTCCCTGCCGCTCCTGCCGGAAGGCCAGCGCATCGGCCCCTGCGTCGCCCGCGTCGGCAAGTTCATCTGCGTCGGCCTCAATTATGCCGACCACGCGGCGGAAACCGGCGCAGCCATTCCGGCGGAGCCGATCCTGTTCATGAAGGCGACAAGCGCCATCACCGGCCCGAACGATCCGGTCATCATCCCCCGCAATTCGCAGAAGACGGATTGGGAGGTCGAACTCGGCGTCGTCATCGGCGAGGAGGCCCGCTATGTCAGCGAGGCCGACGCGATGAACCATGTCGCCGGCTATTGCGTGATCAACGACGTGTCCGAGCGCGCCTTCCAGGCCGAGCGCGGCGGCCAGTGGACCAAGGGCAAGTCGGCCGACAGCTTCGGCCCCATCGGGCCCTGGCTGGTGACGCGCGACGAGGTCGCCGATCCGCAGAAGCTGGCGATGTGGCTGACCGTCGACGGCATCAAGCGCCAGGACGGCTCGAGCCGCACCATGATCTTCCCGGTCGCCCATCTCGTCTCCTACATCTCGCAATTCATGAGCCTGCAGCCGGGCGACGTCATCTCCACGGGCACGCCGCCCGGCGTCGGCATGGGCATCAAGCCGGAACCGGTCTTCCTCAAGCCGGGCCAGACCATCCGCCTCGGCATCGAAGGCCTCGGCGAGCAGCAGCAGGTCACGGTCGCCGCGCCATAG
- a CDS encoding FadR/GntR family transcriptional regulator produces MVLKLDKVSRGPHLPALVASSISREIAQGRLKPGDKLPTEQELSQTFGVSRNVVREAISRLRSEGRVWSQQGRGAFVSEASDSTVLTIDSASLQQADAFRGLFELRGILEAQAAALAAARRTGQDLELMRQTLATMCEAPYGSVTWLKTDLEFHRVIAAATRNSYMVQFLVFISERIRESILAAGHRLRSDDMAQTTLAEHQRILDAIAAGDDGEARRAMQSHIEAATRRVGLPVEPAPGGRTSPPPPLPEEQDR; encoded by the coding sequence ATGGTGCTGAAGCTCGACAAGGTCAGTCGCGGTCCCCATCTGCCGGCCCTGGTGGCGAGTTCCATCTCGCGGGAAATCGCGCAGGGCCGTCTGAAGCCGGGGGACAAGCTGCCGACCGAGCAGGAATTGTCGCAGACCTTCGGCGTCAGCCGCAACGTCGTGCGCGAAGCGATATCGCGCCTGCGCTCCGAAGGGCGGGTGTGGTCCCAGCAGGGCCGCGGCGCCTTCGTATCGGAAGCCTCCGATTCCACCGTCCTCACCATCGACAGCGCCTCGCTGCAGCAGGCCGACGCCTTCCGCGGCCTGTTCGAACTGCGCGGCATCCTCGAAGCCCAGGCGGCGGCGCTCGCCGCGGCGCGGCGCACCGGGCAGGATCTCGAACTGATGCGGCAGACGCTCGCCACCATGTGCGAGGCCCCCTATGGCAGCGTGACCTGGCTCAAGACGGATCTCGAGTTCCACCGCGTCATCGCCGCCGCCACGCGCAACAGCTATATGGTTCAGTTCCTGGTCTTCATCTCGGAGCGGATCCGCGAGAGCATCCTCGCCGCCGGGCACCGCCTCCGCTCGGACGACATGGCGCAGACGACGCTCGCCGAGCACCAGCGCATCCTCGACGCCATCGCCGCCGGCGACGATGGCGAGGCGCGGCGCGCCATGCAGAGCCATATCGAGGCGGCCACCCGCCGCGTCGGCCTGCCCGTCGAGCCGGCCCCCGGCGGCCGGACTTCTCCTCCCCCTCCCCTTCCTGAAGAGCAAGACCGATGA
- a CDS encoding FAD-binding oxidoreductase, protein MNVASPQSLKALAKLAEAFPGDFLLTAEGDLERYSRDWSGDHVSRPLAVARPRTAEDVAALVRHCRQERIPLVPQGGLTGLVGAAVAAPGGGELVVSLERMNAVRSVSPIDFAMVVEAGCILEDAKHAAEKHDCVLPITFGAQGSCRIGGNVATNAGGFNVLRYGMTRDLVLGLEVVLADGRIWNGLKVLRKDNRGYDLKQLFIGSEGTLGIVTAASLKLFPKPTQVEVALVGLRSVEDAMLLFARARRECSDLLTAFELILREGIEVALRARPDFTDPMDAPYPVYVLIETSAAGRVDLRALLEGCLAEADDLVADAVMASGKAQADRLWLFRETMVERQGNGRRYLRTDVSVPISRLAELVDQGVAAVRGRYPEALALAYGHVGDGNVHMNVIPPADLSLQQTEDLFHGAEALIFDVVDRLGGSISAEHGIGRVKQKAFVERADPVALDLAMRLKNVLDPGHLLSSGRIFPSLPGASDE, encoded by the coding sequence ATGAACGTCGCGTCCCCGCAGTCCCTCAAGGCCCTCGCCAAGCTGGCCGAGGCCTTTCCCGGTGATTTCCTGCTCACCGCCGAAGGCGACCTCGAGCGCTACAGCCGGGACTGGTCGGGAGACCATGTGAGCCGTCCTCTCGCCGTGGCTCGCCCGCGAACGGCCGAGGATGTGGCAGCGCTGGTCCGCCACTGCCGGCAGGAGCGCATCCCCCTCGTCCCGCAGGGCGGGCTGACGGGACTGGTGGGCGCCGCGGTGGCCGCGCCGGGCGGCGGCGAACTCGTCGTCAGCCTGGAGCGCATGAATGCCGTGCGTTCCGTGAGCCCTATCGATTTCGCCATGGTGGTCGAGGCCGGCTGCATCCTGGAGGACGCCAAGCACGCGGCCGAGAAGCACGACTGCGTGCTGCCGATCACCTTCGGCGCCCAGGGCAGCTGCCGCATCGGCGGCAACGTCGCCACCAATGCCGGCGGCTTCAACGTCCTGCGCTACGGCATGACGCGCGACCTCGTGCTCGGGCTGGAAGTCGTGCTGGCGGACGGGCGCATCTGGAATGGCCTCAAGGTCCTGCGCAAGGACAATCGCGGCTATGACCTCAAGCAGCTCTTCATCGGCAGCGAGGGGACGCTCGGCATCGTCACCGCCGCCTCGCTGAAGCTGTTCCCGAAGCCGACGCAGGTCGAGGTGGCGCTGGTCGGCCTGCGCTCGGTCGAGGATGCGATGCTGCTGTTCGCGCGCGCCCGGCGCGAGTGCAGCGACCTGCTCACCGCCTTCGAGCTCATCCTGCGCGAGGGCATCGAGGTCGCGCTCAGGGCCCGGCCGGACTTCACCGATCCCATGGATGCGCCCTACCCCGTCTATGTGCTGATCGAGACCTCGGCCGCCGGACGCGTCGACCTGCGCGCCCTGCTGGAGGGCTGCCTCGCCGAGGCGGACGACCTCGTGGCCGACGCGGTGATGGCCTCCGGCAAGGCGCAGGCGGACAGGCTGTGGCTCTTCCGGGAGACAATGGTCGAAAGGCAGGGCAATGGCCGGCGCTACCTGCGCACCGACGTGTCCGTACCGATTTCACGGCTGGCCGAACTGGTCGACCAGGGCGTCGCCGCGGTGCGGGGGCGCTATCCCGAGGCGCTCGCCCTGGCCTATGGCCATGTCGGCGACGGCAACGTCCACATGAACGTGATTCCGCCGGCGGACCTCTCGCTGCAGCAGACCGAGGATCTCTTCCATGGCGCCGAAGCCCTGATCTTCGATGTCGTCGACCGCCTCGGCGGCAGCATCAGCGCCGAACACGGCATCGGCAGGGTCAAGCAGAAGGCTTTCGTCGAACGGGCGGATCCCGTCGCTCTCGACCTTGCCATGCGGCTGAAAAACGTGCTGGATCCCGGCCATCTTCTCAGCAGCGGCCGGATTTTTCCGTCCCTTCCCGGCGCTTCGGACGAATAG
- a CDS encoding MFS transporter, which translates to MPDDAPTDRPAPSRAGGAAKPATPVSARLRVFVLFGLGYFVSYVFRGINLGFAPLITHEIGLSAADLGLLTSLYFLGFAAAQIPGGVLLDHFGARRVNAGMLLLAAAGIAVFGQAHGLGAMMLGRLLIGVGVSVCLGGAFKALAQAFPIRQIPLVNGLVMAVGGLGGVAVGSPLSWLLTVTDWRTICLGLAGATIAVSLALWFGAPDPGEPQRQGSIAGQLKGTRHILGSAAFWKIASFSCITQGVFYSMQSLWVGAYLRDVAGLDAAHAAGFVSIIGFAMMAGCVGFGALARALERVGLSVNAFCGIGMALFVVDQLLIMLGAPLPMPVLWIAYGIFGGTGILSYAVLAEHFPAHMIGRANTTLTLVLFLLIFGFQLGVGALLNRWPVQAGHYPPAAHLTAWTVLVLLQLAGAVWYCLPNRAAARRPAGSA; encoded by the coding sequence ATGCCTGACGACGCTCCGACGGACCGCCCCGCCCCCTCCCGTGCAGGAGGGGCGGCGAAGCCGGCCACGCCGGTCTCCGCGCGGCTGCGCGTCTTCGTGCTGTTCGGCCTCGGCTATTTCGTCTCCTATGTGTTCCGCGGCATCAATCTCGGCTTCGCACCGCTCATCACCCATGAGATCGGCCTGTCCGCGGCCGATCTCGGGCTGCTCACCAGCCTGTATTTCCTCGGCTTCGCGGCGGCGCAGATCCCGGGCGGCGTGCTGCTCGACCATTTCGGCGCCCGCCGCGTCAACGCCGGCATGCTGCTGCTCGCAGCCGCCGGGATCGCGGTGTTCGGGCAGGCCCACGGCCTCGGGGCGATGATGCTGGGACGCCTCCTTATCGGCGTGGGCGTCTCGGTCTGCCTCGGGGGCGCCTTCAAGGCGCTGGCGCAGGCCTTCCCGATCCGCCAGATCCCCCTCGTCAACGGGCTGGTCATGGCGGTCGGCGGCCTCGGCGGCGTCGCCGTCGGCTCGCCCCTCTCCTGGCTGCTGACGGTGACGGACTGGCGCACGATCTGCCTCGGCCTCGCCGGCGCCACCATCGCGGTCTCGCTCGCCCTCTGGTTCGGGGCGCCCGATCCGGGCGAGCCGCAGCGCCAGGGCAGCATCGCCGGCCAGCTCAAGGGCACGCGGCATATTCTCGGCAGCGCCGCCTTCTGGAAGATCGCCTCCTTCTCCTGCATCACCCAGGGCGTGTTCTACAGCATGCAATCGCTCTGGGTGGGCGCCTATCTGCGCGACGTCGCCGGCCTGGACGCCGCCCATGCGGCCGGCTTCGTGTCGATCATCGGCTTCGCCATGATGGCGGGATGCGTCGGCTTCGGCGCCCTCGCCCGGGCGCTCGAGCGCGTCGGCCTGTCCGTCAACGCCTTCTGCGGCATCGGCATGGCGCTCTTCGTCGTCGACCAGTTGCTGATCATGCTGGGCGCACCGCTGCCGATGCCGGTGCTGTGGATCGCCTACGGCATCTTCGGCGGCACCGGCATCCTCAGCTACGCCGTGCTCGCCGAGCATTTTCCCGCGCATATGATCGGGCGTGCCAACACCACGCTCACGCTGGTGCTCTTTCTGCTGATCTTCGGCTTCCAGCTCGGCGTCGGCGCCCTGCTCAACCGCTGGCCGGTGCAGGCCGGACACTATCCCCCCGCCGCGCATCTGACCGCCTGGACCGTGCTCGTCCTGCTCCAACTCGCCGGTGCCGTCTGGTACTGCCTGCCGAACCGGGCTGCGGCGAGACGCCCGGCCGGCAGCGCCTGA
- a CDS encoding LysR substrate-binding domain-containing protein codes for MSFTLPQLRHFVAAAETGRISRAAEHCNIAQPSLSTSLRNLEDGLGVALFRREASGLYLTAEGERLLRHAKHILSAVTEATEDTRAARDLAAGEIRIAVTETVSGFLVPALLRQIAQALPSVTVQIVEFERREAEDRLLAGEFDLSIAILMPQSERRRLVHDVLIRSRRQLWTCLDHPLLEKEAVSLADVAACDFALLDMDEHVSIAQGYWAEHGLAPRIMFRSKSLECIRSLVGQGSGVTILSDFVYRAWSHDGGRIRRRPLRDAVPTMDIGIAYKADRPLTPSARSVVELARRLSMTSAGRPAAGALPPG; via the coding sequence ATGAGCTTCACGCTGCCGCAGCTCCGCCATTTCGTGGCGGCGGCCGAGACGGGCCGGATTTCCAGGGCGGCCGAGCACTGCAACATCGCCCAGCCCTCCCTCTCGACGTCGCTGCGGAACCTTGAGGACGGGCTCGGCGTGGCGCTGTTCCGCCGCGAGGCCAGTGGCCTCTATCTCACGGCGGAAGGCGAACGGCTGCTGCGCCACGCCAAGCATATCCTCTCGGCGGTGACGGAAGCGACGGAGGACACGCGCGCCGCGCGGGACCTCGCCGCGGGCGAGATCCGGATCGCGGTGACGGAGACCGTCAGCGGCTTCCTCGTTCCCGCGCTGCTGCGGCAGATCGCGCAGGCCCTGCCGTCGGTGACCGTGCAGATCGTCGAATTCGAGCGCCGGGAGGCCGAGGACCGCCTGCTGGCCGGCGAGTTCGACCTGTCGATCGCGATCCTCATGCCGCAATCCGAGCGGCGGCGGCTCGTCCATGACGTTCTCATCCGCTCGCGGCGCCAGCTATGGACCTGTCTCGACCACCCGCTGCTGGAGAAAGAGGCGGTTTCACTGGCGGATGTGGCAGCCTGCGATTTTGCGCTTCTCGACATGGACGAGCATGTCTCGATCGCGCAGGGCTACTGGGCCGAGCACGGTCTCGCGCCGCGCATCATGTTCCGCAGCAAGTCGCTGGAGTGCATCCGCAGCCTGGTCGGGCAGGGGAGCGGGGTGACGATCCTGTCCGACTTCGTCTACCGGGCCTGGTCGCATGACGGTGGCCGCATCCGCCGCCGGCCGCTGCGCGATGCGGTGCCGACCATGGATATCGGCATCGCCTACAAGGCCGACCGGCCGCTCACGCCGAGCGCGCGCAGCGTCGTCGAACTGGCGCGGCGGCTCTCCATGACGAGCGCCGGCCGTCCGGCCGCCGGCGCTCTGCCGCCGGGCTGA
- a CDS encoding DUF302 domain-containing protein: MIELTSSWTFAVTIDRLTKAIEEAGMILFSTIDHAAGARDVGETMPPTVLLTYGHPKGGTPIMLAAPQAALDLPLRVLVREDAGRVLVSFHAAAPMLRRAGVPEALAERLDPAQRILAEAIRPAAPG, translated from the coding sequence TTGATCGAACTTACCAGCAGCTGGACGTTCGCGGTAACGATCGATCGTCTCACCAAGGCGATCGAAGAAGCAGGAATGATCCTGTTCTCAACGATCGATCACGCAGCCGGAGCGCGAGACGTCGGAGAGACCATGCCGCCGACCGTGCTGCTGACCTATGGCCACCCCAAAGGCGGCACGCCGATCATGCTCGCGGCGCCGCAAGCCGCGCTCGACCTGCCCCTGCGCGTGCTGGTGCGGGAGGACGCCGGGCGCGTGCTGGTCTCGTTCCATGCCGCCGCCCCGATGCTCCGGCGGGCCGGCGTTCCCGAAGCGCTGGCGGAGCGGCTGGACCCGGCCCAGCGGATCCTCGCCGAGGCGATCCGGCCCGCGGCGCCGGGCTGA